Below is a window of Osmia bicornis bicornis chromosome 8, iOsmBic2.1, whole genome shotgun sequence DNA.
AATTACGTGTATCGAGCAAAAAATTGAATTAGTTGACTTTACAGTTCGAGGTGACAGCAGAGGGTGAAGCCATTCAAAGCGGAGGTGTCCGTGGTCTTGGCACAGACGTGGCAATCGTCTCCTCCATGGTGTTCCTAGCGCAATTTCTACTCTCCTGCTGTTTGGGTACGATAGTTAGCCAATCTGGAACCACCACAGCGGTGGTCTGTGTGGCGAGCACCCTTGCTGCATGTGGAGCCATTTCTGCAACACAAGTCATGTATCTGGATCTCTGAGTTTCATTCTGAAATCCTTTTTCCGCTATCCCATCTATTTATTATTCTCTGAAACGCAAATTTGAAAGTGGTTGGGAagctttattttaaaatatgtatgAAGTTTTGTTGAGTAGAAGCGTtgtaaaattctgaaatttaaaCAGTTAGATTTATAGCATTTATAGAATAAGTGGAACGcaagaagaattatttttctttgttttctatTCAAGTTTTGTTCAATTATAATACTAgataacaattttcatttgataaagtgaatataaatgtttttttttttttctttaataagaTCTTGCGCTTTATGAGAATGTAATAATGCACAAATAATGGCTCTATGTATCTATATAGCAGATACATCCTAAAGTTATAACTGTTATGTGGTCAAAGGAAACCTGTAAATAAATGTAACTTGtaaaaacataataaaaatacgtAGATAGTGCAATGTATTTAAACGAAtggaaaaaagaatatatcTTGACCAATATTGTTTAACCGTGCTTTCTTAAACCACAGATTTTAAGAGCAACATAAACTTCTCTAGCAATGAATTTGCTCAGTTTGTGaatgtattttttaatgtaCTCATCGTTAACCAGATCCTGAAATCAATGTTGCTTCTCATAATTCCGTAATGCTTGAGCAAGTATTTCTTTTGCAAATTTACATACCTGTACAATTTCATAATTTCGATTCTTACAAATCAcaggaaatgaaaagaatatatCAGACCGGATATCATAAGAATAATCAGATGCAACTGACATGCAAGTCCATTCATTTTCTGGGGTGTCATTCCATAAGATTTTACAGTGTTCAGCCAATCCATATGCCATTGATCTAACGCAATACGGTCTGTTACGGATATTTTGCAAAAGCTATAGAGAATACactttttgttttaaattgttgaaatttaatttataattgtcTGTTTTGCAACTATAAGTATCAAACTTAAGTGAAATTTAtctcattatttttcatttcttgaAGCGCTTCTATACCTGTGGAAGAGTGTTTCGTAGCCACACTTTAAAATTATTGTGCGTACTCCTTCCATCTGTGAAGAACATGTACCTACAATCAGAAAAGTTGAACTTGTTATTCGTGCCCCATATAATCACGTTTTTGACCTCTGTTGGAAGACACTTTGCTCGAGCAGCAATCTGAAATGAAtctaattttgattttgattctgatcaAGTTCATACATatagattaaatcatacacAGGCTTTAGTAATAGTTAAATTGAACATTGATATCGCAGTTATGTTAGTGAAGGGAATAGACTTCACATATTTGGATATAATTGTAGCAGCAATGTTTCCAATCACAATAATTCTTGCATCCCTTTTCGCATAGTTTTCTATAGCTTGACCCTACGATAAGAGGGAAAGCAGGTTTAAATGTAGAAAATCATACCATAGAATTATTCTTAATACATAGAACTTTGAAATCAGAATGTAGTCTTTAAAAAATGGATCCGTGTATTCATCTTCAGTGAACTCGTACTCCCTTGCAAGGCCAATGCAAATTACAACATCTGCATCCTTGAATTGGACTGATGGATCATGACCATGATTAATACCTGCAAGCATTAATCGTTAACTACCATGAATTCTTAGTATCTTAAGAGTTTTTAGCATTTTGAAACTTACAGTGCAGATTGCTGGGACTAAAAGAGGTGAGCTCAATCGCAACAGGCTCCAGGAACAATGCTTTGTCCTTGAAATCGAAAATGCTAATAAAAACTAACTGATGTTCTCCAAAAACTTTGTCATACAATATTCTATTCAGAAACGCGAGTGCGAGTTCTGTGGCTCCATCAGTAACTACAATCTTTAAAACATCATTTTGATCATTTATAGAATTATTAACGGTGGTCTTGCTTCTTCTTGGATTCATTGAGACCATTTTACTGTTTATCAAACGAAAATCAATGGTTTTAGTAAGTATAGGGTGGTCTATACACAATCTAAATCTGATATGAAAagtatacatttattttacaaatacgAATTTTGTGCCAGAATTGTCGATGATAATTGCATTGCCATCTATTGTGAATAGTTTGGACTAGAAAtcctttaaaatttaattggtACATACAATGGATAATGTCGGTATTCTACACTGACAatctattaaaataatttgacaTCTATCCATTAGCTATACTAATAGATATATGTAagtacaatatttaaaaaaataagttattacattttcataaaattttatttttacgttATTTATGTTGTCGTTGTTTAGATCTTTCCAATGTTTCCAAAAGAATATCCACGATGGATATATTCTCACCCATTATGTAACGTGACTTCTTACGAATATCATTACACGTATTTGCATGCAAGATACTGTGAATCTTTTCTAAATAGTAGTCTATTTCATTTGCATACAACACGCCTTTACTTTCGTAAGGTAGTACATCTGGATAAGCGTTTTCAATTAGACGATTAATGTATCGTGCTATGTTCACTTCACCCATTATCTGATGCATACCCGACAAATGCATTATTGGATCAATTCCAATTGCCTTCCATATTActgtgaaataaattacagCATTTTCATTCGAATTTTGGTATTCTGAacaaaaagttaataaatCATTTGGTAACTGTTGAACGCTAGAATGTACATGAGATGATACAGAAATACTGATATAAGGTTTTATGAAGTAACAGAAAGATTCGATAAACTTAATTGGATGCTTCGGATCACAAAATATAATGAGCTTTtgtttttccaattttcccgATTGTTTAAATCCACAGGATTTATTTTCGTACTTGGATAATTGTTGCTTTCTGTCTTCAACCTCCTTTTCTTGAAGAGGAACACGTTTAATCCTGTTAGAAGAATGTTTTATTTGTCTTActtgttcatttatttaattgatataatttatacattaaacaCTAAAAGAAGTTATGCAAAGGGCTTCAATAAATTATaacatatataatgtataaattaagGCATGTATGTTTTAATTCCAGCATTATAATTACTTACAAAAATACTTTAAGAATGTTTTGAAAGATATTTACTTGTTTAAACGACAAATAGGATTGTTATAAACCATCTCCATATTCACCCTTGGTCCAACTAAATCTCGTATGTTGTTTAACCCATATTTAATCATAGTTGGTCTATACAAAAAAAATGGAAGttttttattatgaaatatatagACATTGTTTGAATATACATACCTTTCTAACGACAATCCCCAAGCAATTACATTCACATTTTCAGGCAACCCCATTGGTAATAACATTTCTGGTCTGAACATTCCGCTATTACCGATTTCTATCCATTTTTTCAGACCATCATGGTAACAGAAGATTTCCATACTTGGTTCAGTGTACGGATTATACGCTGGTTTGAACCGAAGCTGTGTAATACCAAGTTTCTTAAAAAATTCGTACAATATTCCTATTAAATCACCTAATGTGAGATTGTAATCAGCGACTACACCTTCGATTTGATGAAACTCTGCAAGATGTGTAGCATCCAGGGTTTCATTACGGAATACTCGATCTATACTGAAGTATTTTACCGGTTTAAAATCACCCTagaatatatttatacaattttataatcatGCTGGTATTACGAAatgttacaatttttaatccATTTACCTCTTGCATAAGTTTGAAAAGCATACGCGCACTGACAGCAGTTGTATGGGTACGAAGTACATTTTTTTGTGCCTCCTCTATTTTCCAATCATAACAATATCCTAAAGATCCATATCCTCCTTCGCTATGAACTTTTTTCACCTTTTCCAAATAATCCATTGGAAAATTTGTACTACAAGATGGATCTATAGTAAAAATATTGGTACACTACCTTTGTAAAGGCATCactttaatgaaattattaataaaattaccaGATATAAAGAAGGTATCATGTGCATCTCTTGCTGGGTGTTGCTGAGGTTGAAATAATGCATCAAAATTCCAAAAAGAACTTTCTACAAAATTATTGGTTGGCATTTCTGTAAATCTAGAAAACAAATAGTGGAAATACAAGTAAAACAAAATGTTAGAATACAGTACCTAAAATCACTTTTTCTCTTACATACCccatttcaaagaaaatttttttaaattcagttCTAACTTTTAATAAAGGATGTAAGTGGCCTACTTCAAGAGCAGCACCAAGTGCTTCAAAGTTATATggtttaaattttttatctttccaAGCACCATTCATTAATAAGTCTGCAGTCAATTCTGTTTCTAGTTTCTCAacttttcttgaaaaatttagTCCTTTTCCCAATTGTACAGATTTAATAATTCTGTTGATAATAAATTACTTAGGCATATGTAATATGATCAGCATTTGTATATTCATAGTATGCACAACTTACATCTCTTGAataagttttctttttttgtagtCATTTCTCTGACGATCAGTCAAATTTGCaagattttttaaatcattttgtGTAACATCTGTTATAGAAGTtaccttcttttttataataGGTGTACTGGATTTATCAATTTGTATCCAACCAGCAGTCAAAGCTTTAGAGAATCCAATTTTTGCAAATGGTATCGATTGCATGATTTTTGACTGAGGTATCCCATCATCAGGAACTGCCTTATAAACTGCTGCCTCGTGACTTCCATGATTCACTATGTGTTGTCCTTCCGATGTTAATTCCCATTTTCTATCACTGATTTGTTTAGTGGTAATCAACTACAAAGAAACTCATGGTGACATTTACAATTTCTATagttttttattaaaagagAGGTAATTAAATGAACATAAGTATAGTTTTCAGGGTTAGGGAAAAGATTAAATGCATATGGATTCATCTAATCATATATTCATAATGAACATGATATTAAAAGAagcaattatattatttaatatataaaatccGACAATCTATAAGCATTAAATCTGTGTAGttataaaatccaaatttctttaaacttacatcaCCAACTGTTTCCAGACTTTTAATTGCTCCAACAATTTTTTGgtgattttcttttaaaatttctgCTAAATCAAGAGAATTTACTTCTTCGTGTTCGTCCAagtaattcaatattttatcagTCAATTCTTTCGTCATATTTGAAATGTTTTATTTGGTTTTATTTTACGGTAACACAACCGGTAAGACACCATGTGAACTGCAGATGATCGTAACGCTGCAGTAATCAATTCTAACCACGTTatgtcattttttttttttaaatttgacaattataaaaaaaaattacagcacttaattattatatcaatGAATATGATTAATcatcattttatataaaaaataattgcataCCAATCATGTCAAATTTTATGTATTTCAGTCTTAACTTATAATGGTACATTTTTATATCTGCTTtctacatatttttataaataattatcagaaaatatttacatacaaaaatttgatattataCAAAGAACTCATTTAGAAAATAGAATAGGGTTGTGTGAACGATACAAGCAAaactatattatttttcaaatatattttattgacATTAAAAGTACAAATTATTTGAGTGGTATAAATCTCGAAGAATGGGTAGCACCAATACCTGGTCTACCGTGCTTGACAGGCTTATAAGTAACAGAGAACTCTCCCAAGTAATGACCAATCATTTCTGGTTTGATTTCAACTTGATTGAACGTCTTGCCATTGTAAACACCAACGATGGAACCAACCATCTCCGGTACTATGATCATGTTGCGCAAATGAGTCTTAACAATTTCTGGTTTTTCATTTGGTGGTGTTTCCTTTTTTGCTTTACGTAACTTTTTTACAAGAG
It encodes the following:
- the LOC114881137 gene encoding 40S ribosomal protein S15, with amino-acid sequence MAEQEETQKKKRTFRKFTFRGVDLDQLLDMPNEQLMVLMHARARRRFSHGLKRKSMALVKKLRKAKKETPPNEKPEIVKTHLRNMIIVPEMVGSIVGVYNGKTFNQVEIKPEMIGHYLGEFSVTYKPVKHGRPGIGATHSSRFIPLK
- the LOC114881133 gene encoding malate dehydrogenase 3, cytoplasmic-like produces the protein MLAGINHGHDPSVQFKDADVVICIGLAREYEFTEDEYTDPFFKDYILISKFYVLRIILWYMFFTDGRSTHNNFKVWLRNTLPQLLQNIRNRPYCVRSMAYGLAEHCKILWNDTPENEWTCMSVASDYSYDIRSDIFFSFPVICKNRNYEIVQDLVNDEYIKKYIHKLSKFIAREVYVALKICGLRKHG
- the LOC114881130 gene encoding phenylalanine--tRNA ligase alpha subunit isoform X2 — protein: MTKELTDKILNYLDEHEEVNSLDLAEILKENHQKIVGAIKSLETVGDLITTKQISDRKWELTSEGQHIVNHGSHEAAVYKAVPDDGIPQSKIMQSIPFAKIGFSKALTAGWIQIDKSSTPIIKKKVTSITDVTQNDLKNLANLTDRQRNDYKKRKLIQEIIIKSVQLGKGLNFSRKVEKLETELTADLLMNGAWKDKKFKPYNFEALGAALEVGHLHPLLKVRTEFKKIFFEMGFTEMPTNNFVESSFWNFDALFQPQQHPARDAHDTFFISDPSCSTNFPMDYLEKVKKVHSEGGYGSLGYCYDWKIEEAQKNVLRTHTTAVSARMLFKLMQEGDFKPVKYFSIDRVFRNETLDATHLAEFHQIEGVVADYNLTLGDLIGILYEFFKKLGITQLRFKPAYNPYTEPSMEIFCYHDGLKKWIEIGNSGMFRPEMLLPMGLPENVNVIAWGLSLERPTMIKYGLNNIRDLVGPRVNMEMVYNNPICRLNKIKRVPLQEKEVEDRKQQLSKYENKSCGFKQSGKLEKQKLIIFCDPKHPIKFIESFCYFIKPYISISVSSHVHSSVQQLPNDLLTFCSEYQNSNENAVIYFTVIWKAIGIDPIMHLSGMHQIMGEVNIARYINRLIENAYPDVLPYESKGVLYANEIDYYLEKIHSILHANTCNDIRKKSRYIMDCSY
- the LOC114881130 gene encoding phenylalanine--tRNA ligase alpha subunit isoform X1, which produces MTKELTDKILNYLDEHEEVNSLDLAEILKENHQKIVGAIKSLETVGDLITTKQISDRKWELTSEGQHIVNHGSHEAAVYKAVPDDGIPQSKIMQSIPFAKIGFSKALTAGWIQIDKSSTPIIKKKVTSITDVTQNDLKNLANLTDRQRNDYKKRKLIQEIIIKSVQLGKGLNFSRKVEKLETELTADLLMNGAWKDKKFKPYNFEALGAALEVGHLHPLLKVRTEFKKIFFEMGFTEMPTNNFVESSFWNFDALFQPQQHPARDAHDTFFISDPSCSTNFPMDYLEKVKKVHSEGGYGSLGYCYDWKIEEAQKNVLRTHTTAVSARMLFKLMQEGDFKPVKYFSIDRVFRNETLDATHLAEFHQIEGVVADYNLTLGDLIGILYEFFKKLGITQLRFKPAYNPYTEPSMEIFCYHDGLKKWIEIGNSGMFRPEMLLPMGLPENVNVIAWGLSLERPTMIKYGLNNIRDLVGPRVNMEMVYNNPICRLNKIKRVPLQEKEVEDRKQQLSKYENKSCGFKQSGKLEKQKLIIFCDPKHPIKFIESFCYFIKPYISISVSSHVHSSVQQLPNDLLTFCSEYQNSNENAVIYFTVIWKAIGIDPIMHLSGMHQIMGEVNIARYINRLIENAYPDVLPYESKGVLYANEIDYYLEKIHSILHANTCNDIRKKSRYIMGENISIVDILLETLERSKQRQHK